DNA from Brassica napus cultivar Da-Ae chromosome C4, Da-Ae, whole genome shotgun sequence:
TATTGGGACATGTACTGATTGTATTATCATTAGAGGCTCATTAGTTGGATTAGAACGTTTAGCCGGTTTACTGCGATGTCTTTCCTGTGATTTACTATGTTCGTTTTGGGGTCTAATCTTAGGGTTCAAGAGCCGGTTTATCTCGAGTCGTGAGATGAACTCGGTTAGATGTGGTGAAAGTTACAGCGACAATTCCAATTAGGTAGCGTAGAATCCAACTTAGTGATTCTAGGTGTTACTAGATTGCGTCGGGTGAAAACTTGTGTGGTTGTAATCCCGTGTTCacgaattggataatgaaagttgatgttgagttaaaaaaaaataaaaaaaataaagaagaatagGTCCATACGAAAGAGAAGAGTTAGCCATGAAAGGAACCTTGTCATATCTTCGTGCCTAGAGTGTTCGTTTACTCGTGGCTGGCGACTAAATGATGACTTaccaaatatttgttttttattactCAAGCATTTTTAGCAGAGTCgaagtatataatatatcaacTGGAGATTAACATACATTAGTAGTACAGGAAATATTCCTAGGCATAACGAGTCTCCACTCGTACAACAGTAGATTCAACACCAGAAGGACTGGATACACGATCTTGTCGTCGTCGTGGAATGTGTGTCTAGCTATGTTTTTTTATACAACTCTgcattatttaattttcttgccGAATTTGACTTTTCTTGATTATTTCGTCCAATCGTATACATGATGTAtatcttattttcatatatgcCGAAGTTTTCACTAAGCAAGTTTTGTATTGCTCTTGATTTTATAGAAATTTGAAAGTCAGAGACAACATGAAGATTCATCTTTTGTTGGTCATCATTGGAACCTATGCCGCTATAGTTTTAGCCCAGACACAAGAAGGTACATACGTCGACAATAATCTTCCTTTGACTTTATTAGATATCTAATATATGTATCAATTTTCcaatttttctcttctttttattaggATTCATCAGTTTGGATTGTGGATTACCTATTGAAGAATCTCCTTACGATAATGAATTCAATGGATTGACATTCACATCGGATTCCACATTCATCCAAACAGGGAAAAGTGGTAGAGTCCATAAAGATCTCAACGACGTATTATCAAAACATATTTGACTCTGAGATACTTTCCTGAAGGAAAGCGCAATTGTTATAGTCTAGATGTCAAGCCTGACACAAAATATCTCATCGCAGTTAGCTCCGTATATGGGAATTATGATGGTCTTAATCTTGATCCAAACTTTGATATCTATATTGGTCCTAATAAGTGGATAAGTATAAATTTGAAAGGAAGACCAAATGGTACTCTAGATGAGATCATACACAAATCTATGTCAAACTCTTTGGATATATGTCTTGTTAAGACAGGAACAACGTCGCCAATAATTTCAGCCATCGAAATACGGCCACTCAGGGACAATACTTATGTTAGCCAATCTGGTTCACTGAGGCTGTCTTTCCGGGTGTATCTTAACAATTCCGATGGATTTATAAGGTAAGTAGCTCCATTTGAAGTATTCAATGTGATTTGTGTGTCGTACTATTCTTTTATCCAGTATATTCGGATATCAATCCAAAgttcatataaaatttaagataaaatgGTATAATATATAAGTTATCTACTCCCAGTTAGTACAAAACTAGAGAAGGATAAACATCCAGTTTGAATTACACGAATCCAAAATTTGAATATGTATCCGATCCAAGATGTAAAAATACTCGAATACATGATCTAAGGTGGTCTAGAACATATTTGAATCCAAAATGTTTACTAAAGGGACTCGGACTCGGACTCGAACGGATAaccaaaaaactcaaaaatccgAATACATATTTAAAACCTAATAAGTATTTCaaattaaatacttaattaCATGTTTATTTGCATAtaatatccaaaaataaatatttaaaacttaaatagttacctaaaatacttaaatccatatctattttaatatgataTCTAAAAATACCCACTCTGAAACGCAATAACCCGTAGACAAAAAAATGGTTACAAAATGAGTTTTAATTTGGTATGAGCTACAAATTATTTCTGATCCCAAAGTGTTATTATTAAATctcttatattttaattgagaaacattacaacatttaagtgtagtcacgtgtcatcaccAGAATCAAATtcagaatccttagaaaatatgttggtccaattaagtatatattatacttttcattaaactaattataaaattaattaaagtgtacaattactattttcttttctttccttaaataaaagctacggaattaccaaatataactaatatatatatatgaaaattaatgattctaataataaagatttgataacaatttatatcgcATCCATCGTTTTTgtctaattttatattattaaaataaattaaacaatcaaattagctataaaattaaaatatagtttttttccgtatatgttatattttaaattaaaaaaacaaaaaaattactaaaactgttaaaattattatgttaaaaattaatgatcaatggtttaacatcccctatatattaatagagaaacatttaaaagtttaaaacatgtagtttgtactaattaaaattgTGTTATGCTGAGTTGTCACGTACAGTAGAAGCTCTATAAATCaatattcgataaattaataatctctataaattaataaattttgctgGTCCCAACTTAGGctggttcaaaatttgacacatatcgataaaataataagatgctaatttcttaaaaaattcgatgtaaatatatggtcccatttaaatgattaataatttatatgtatacatattttatataaataagaatctattattatattgcttgctttatattcacaatgaaactatctttatattatcttaaatcacatttaagttctatacaatatatattatatacaccaaataatgcaataatattaatataaatgtcaaattaaaaaaaaacaattaatgtgTATACATTAAAATCggatatttttcttatcttagaataaatatatttaaaataaaaatctaaataaggaaacttttgtaaattaatatctctataaattaataaatttcaaagccccaacattattaatttatagaggttctactgtaatTGGAATGTTAATTTGTTTACGTGGCGGATTGaaaatcaattgagaattttgttaatccaaaattaaattgttagggaatgttatattacatagtatgtccattatggaccattcatttataaaattgaaatttattatatattatttccttaaataaaacctacggaattacttaatgtgattatgatatatatagtaattaatgaatttaaataatgaagatttgctaataatctgtatactttctatcatttttgtttaattctttattattaaactaattacacaattaaattaattatatattaaaaaattcgattttttgtatatgttgtattttgaatttttcaaaacgagtataaattactaaaactgttaaaagtctcacataaacttttgtgatcaatgtttaattttttcgatagtaagatacaatgataataaaatcatataaataaataattttattttaatagatgtttatgttaatatatatatacttcatatcgtttaaatttaattatatatcatatacgatagataagattgattgttttgatttatttatcctaaaatgattgcgaataaacaagagaggtcatttgatttatatgtgcaagccaatttattacataatagtaattgatttcttagttatttaatatataattattattttattattccataatatgcagaaaaatataaaataagtaataaatataaaatatttattctgcacaaggcgcatatcttaacctaagtatgtatctctttaataattttgaatcttaaacattttctaaatctcacgccaaaataaaagaaagaaatgagaataaactaaaaaatcaatacttatatcgagcaataactaaaatgacacaaaaatgagaaaactatcgaagatagataggattggcacgtaaacgtaaacttctcataaccataattaacttttaaattgctaaatcatgatataaaaacGATCTGGCATAGTTTCATCGTtaccaaatagtaggcatgagattcttcggcctaaacgttaggtttttatgcgataaataattttttgacctaaaatatttttaaaaatgagatcagttcattagtaaacaaattatgcaattaacaaattttttttaagaaaatggtTTAAAGGCCAAAAATATTGATTcgattaataatataaattttatttttcatacgatatttcttaaataattttcatataaatttaccctGTGCAAGGCGCAGGTTTTATCCTAGTCCATATTAAAATGAAACCTAAATGGGACTTACTAGTTTGAGTCTGAAAATCCAAAAAGCCCAAAATATATAATCCAAACTTCCAGGCCTATAcgagaaattttgaaaatgacaTCAAAAACAAATCTTTCCCGGCTTTATTTCTTTAACACAAAATGGAAAATATAGCATACTAACTCATAAGTGAGAAAACCAAGGCTCAGTCTGCTTGAACTGACCATCCGCGCACTCTCACGTATGGgagttttttctttgtaaatagTGAATTACCAAAGAGACAACCAAAACTTCTGGTTTATTAGATTTCTGGCAACCTGTATCGGTCTTACCAACAGACACATTCCCTTTTTTTAATACCCATTCAGTATTAATTGTCCAACCGTCTCACATGCTTGGTACATATAGTACAGTCCAAGACATCAACCATAACATTTGGAAGATGATTACAAGAAGTGTTCTCATTCCTTGTCAAATGTGACAAGGACTATAATTGTTATGAGTAtttgttattaaattttatctgTTCAATTCCTTTTGGCTAATACAACTCCGTGCAGGTACCCTGATGATGTTCGTGATCGTATTTGGAATCCATTTTTTGGTTCTTCATATTCACAAATAACAACCAATCTCAACATAAACAATTCAAAGGCATATGAGGTACCAAAAACTGCACTCCAGAGTGCTGCCACGCCTAGAAACGCCAGTGGACCGCTGGTCATCACTTGGAATCCCAAACCCTCTAATGCTCAAGTGTACTTGTACATGCACTTCGCCGAGATTCAAACCCTTGAGGCCAACGAGATCAGAGAATTTGACGTTATCTTGAAAGGGAACTTTAATCATTCAGGTTTTAGCCCTACCAAGTTAAAGGTATTTACATTATTCACAGAAGTACCTATGCAATGTGATTCGGGAGGTTGCCGTTTAGAGCTTGTAAGAACTCCAAAGTCAACTCTTCCACCTCTGATTAATGCTCTCGAAGCTTACACGGTTATCGAATTCCCAAAATTGGAAACAAGCCCAAGTGATGGTACCTTGCATAGCTTTCAATTATTACAAGAAAGTTATTTATATTCTGCCATAAGATATACTGACTCCTTTGATTAACATTTGTGTTAGTTGACGCTATCAAGAACATCAAAGTTACTTATCGACTGAGTAAAATCAGTTGGCACGGAGATCCGTGTCTCCCTAAAGATTGGTCGTGGGAAAATCTTAGATGCAGTTACGTAGATCTCTCCACTCCACCACAAATTGTTTCCTTGTAAGACCATTGACAAACACATTttctaataattaaaattattgtatCCAAATATTTCTAAAGTGTTTTTGTGCTTTTATAATTAGAAACTTGTCAGAAAGTGGATTAACTGGTAGCATAGCTCTAGCTTTACAGAATCTCACACAATTACAAGAACTGTAAGTATCTCCAAGTGTTGAGTAATTAAACCAAGAATGATATATTTTAACACATGTAAGCCAATCATTTGTATTTTCTGCATGCAACTGCAGGGACTTATCGAACAACAATTTGACTGGACCAGTGCCTAGTTTTCTTGCCAGCATGAAATCGCTGACCTTGATGTAATTTTATAGAAAGCATAAATCCTAAACATCTTTTTCAATGTATTTTTGTTGGATTTGCGTATGTTTGtaattatgataattttttGTACAGAAACTTCAGTGGGAACAATCTCAACGGTTCAGTTCCTCAGGCTCTTCTTGATAGAGTAACGGAAGGACTTGTATTAAAGTAAGTTTTTTCATTCTCTGTATCATTTGCTAATTATATAGAAATGGGGTAGAAATGGTAGTTCTTGTACAGAAActacaaagcctaaaaatactCGGTCTGaagataaaacataatttaacaTCTTCCATTGCGTGTTCCTTAACATCTTCAATATATCGCATGTACTTTGTAGACTTGATGGAAATCCAGATTTGTGCAAAACTAGTTTATGCAATCCAGAAAAGCAGAAAAAGAAATTCTTGATACCTGCTTTTGCATCAGCTGCCTCTCTGCTTGCTATACCGGTTGTGGTGgctcttatttttgttttccgAAAGAAAAAACTGCCTTCAGGTACGTCTTGAGCCATACAATCATCAgagaaatttcataaaattatatcctgCAAAACCAAGTATTTTACTGTGTAGATTCACCTGCTCCACCAAGTATATCCGTACCGGATGTTGGGCATACTAGCCAGCCGGAATCGTCATTCGCTTCGAAGAAGATTAGGTTTACTTATACTGCGGTTCAACAAATGACAAATAACTTTGACAGAACTCTCGGTGAAGGAGGGTTTGGAGTTGTTTATCACGGTTGTGTTAATGTTACCCAACAAGTAGCTGTCAAATTGCTGTCCCAATCATCATCTCAAGGCTATAAGCATTTTAAGGCTGAGGTCCTCTTTGGCTCAGTGATTTAATTGAAACATATCTCTTGTTATTACTCTTAGCTGATGGATGGTTGGTTTAGGTGGAACTGCTTATGAGAGTGCACCATATAAATCTGGTGAGTctagttgggtattgtgatgaaGGAGACCATACGAGTACATGCCAAATGGAGACCTAAAGCAACATTTGTCAGGTAATAATAGAAGCATAATCAGTGATTACAGCAAATATTGGAAAATAATATGATGTCTTAGCCTTTCTATAGAAAATATCGTATTTTGAGCAATTTTGCACTAATGTCTGATTAATACAGGGAAGCGTGGTGGATTTGTTTGAGCTGGGAAAACAGACTAAGAATAGTTTTGGATACAGCTCTAGGTATGTACTGTGTACAAAGTTACTCTCGAGTGAATAAACAAGGAACCATTACGTTTCCACTGGCGCACCTAATTTTTTGACCTCTGGCGTATGCAATTGATACTAAACCTAAGGCACTATATGAATTACTTTAAAATTTGCCAAGAAATTACTGGATTTTTAATTTGCAATGAAGGACTGGAATACTTGCACACAGGATGCATACCACCAATCGTTCATAGAGATATAAAAAGTACTAACATACTTTTGGACCAAAATTTCCAAGCTAAACTAGCTGATTTTGGTCTTTCAAGATCTTTTCCCACCGGAAATGAAACACATGTGTCAACTGTTGTTGCTGGCACTCCTGGATATCTTGATCCAGAGTAAGTATTGTTTCACTTCATATAGTATAAATTTACAGTCCCTTTTGATACTTGATCATGGTCACAaagaatattttatgttttaatttctATGCCATGCTTTTCAGGTATTACCAAACAAATTGGTTGACAGAAAAGAGTGATATATACAGTTTCGGAATAGTATTACTGGAGATCATTACAAACCGTCCTATAATTCAGCAGTCCCGCGAAAAGCCTCACTTAGTAGAATGGGTCAGCTTTATGATAACAAAAGGAGATATTGGAAGTATTATGGATCCAAATCTCCATCAAAACTATGACATTGGTTCTGTCTGGAAGGCCATTGAAATAGCAATGTCTTGTCTGAGTCCTTCTTCCATAGGAAGACCAAACATGTCTCAAGTTGCTAAAGGTCTAAAAGAGTGTCTAATATCCGAAAATTCAAGGATAAGCGAAAGCCGAGATGTTGAATTAAGAACTTCTATGGACTACAGCAAGGACATGTACACCGAGGTGATCCCTGAAGCTCGTTAGCTCGCCAAATATATCCTTGctagtttattttaaatgaatctTCCCATTTGTATTTTCCAAAAGTTTGTTGTCAATGATCGCTAAGGTTTTTTTTCACAAATAACATGTGATACTGAAGTTGAGTCGTCGTcgtttgataaatatatatgttgtgATGTAAACGCTTCCACTCCTTATGAGCTACCACAAGAAGTCAATAACAAAACGTGAGCGAGAATTAATATTTACACTGAAATGTTGATACCGATGAGGATCAAGCACTCATATAACTTTATTTTGCTGCTATAAAAACACTTCGAAGCAAAAACACCAGAGAATTTGACATTTGATGAAAAGAACACGATGAAAATGAGGTACAAGCTTGCAGCTTTGCTTTGGCTCGTGTAAATGGTGTCGCTGTTGACCTAAGGAAAATGCAGAGATTAAACTATAAgcttcatttaatttaacttcaTTGTCACTGTCTTTTTTTTGccaactagagagagagagagagagagagagagagagagagagagagagagaaggacaAGAGAGCAAGAGTTTATGACTTTTAGTATGATATCCTAACCATACACAACCAAAGATGTTACACAATAATGTTGTAACCAGTTTCTGATTTAAGGAATAACTTTTCCAACAAGGTACTCTTGTTTATGGTTATAATACATTACATGTCTATTTCTGTCACAATTTTATGCTGTTGTTCAAACATAGGATTGCAGTTAATTAAATAACCTGTAAGCACGTTGTGAGGTCATGGTGACCAGTTATCCCGGTTGTTTCTCTTCTGTCAACAACCTTTTATAATCAAAAAGTCAAAGTAAGGATCAACCATAATCTTGACTTAAACTGAACGAGGAACTAATCCGAGAGGCGAAAActgttttctattttacttaaaaACTGTCCAAAAAATGGAGAATCTTCAAGGTCTTTTGCTAGCTCTGATCATTGTGTCTTTTGCCACTACTGCACATCTAATTCAAGCTCAATCTGATCCCAAAGGTACACTCTCTCAAACAATTTAAATTCCCTTTTAAGAAGTCTTGAATTTAaattccctttgtttcttaTAATATGTTTGACATGAATTTATGTGCAATCTCTTACCAGAATTCATCAACTTGGATTGCGGATTACACCCCGCAGCATCTCCTTATACCGAACCGTTAACTGGAATAACATACACATCTGATTCCAACTTCACGCAAGGTGGTGGTCAAAGTGGTAGGGTAGAAAAGTTTTGGGAAGAAGCCTCTAAGGCATTCAACGTACTAAGATATTTTCCAGAGGGAATACGAAACTGCTATAATCTTAAAGTCACTTCAGGCACCAAATATCTTATCAAAGCTCAATTTCTCTACGGGAATTACGATGGGCTCAATGATGGCCCGGAATTTGATCTTTATCTAGGTCCAAATAAATGGACAAAAgttgatctttctttctcttctaaAACAGAAGAGATCATACACATCCCAAACTAAGACCCTTGAGAGATACTACACCAATCATTTCAGCCTTGGAACTAAGACCCTTGAGAGATGACACTTACATCACTACAAATGGCTCCTTGAAGCTCATA
Protein-coding regions in this window:
- the LOC106395216 gene encoding probable leucine-rich repeat receptor-like protein kinase At2g28990, which encodes MKIHLLLVIIGTYAAIVLAQTQEGFISLDCGLPIEESPYDNEFNGLTFTSDSTFIQTGKSGKRNCYSLDVKPDTKYLIAVSSVYGNYDGLNLDPNFDIYIGPNKWISINLKGRPNGTLDEIIHKSMSNSLDICLVKTGTTSPIISAIEIRPLRDNTYVSQSGSLRLSFRVYLNNSDGFIRYPDDVRDRIWNPFFGSSYSQITTNLNINNSKAYEVPKTALQSAATPRNASGPLVITWNPKPSNAQVYLYMHFAEIQTLEANEIREFDVILKGNFNHSGFSPTKLKVFTLFTEVPMQCDSGGCRLELVRTPKSTLPPLINALEAYTVIEFPKLETSPSDVDAIKNIKVTYRLSKISWHGDPCLPKDWSWENLRCSYVDLSTPPQIVSLNLSESGLTGSIALALQNLTQLQELDLSNNNLTGPVPSFLASMKSLTLINFSGNNLNGSVPQALLDRVTEGLVLKLDGNPDLCKTSLCNPEKQKKKFLIPAFASAASLLAIPVVVALIFVFRKKKLPSGTS